Proteins co-encoded in one Thermomicrobiales bacterium genomic window:
- a CDS encoding ABC transporter permease, whose product MLVSSKTVSTFLLPQPIDVARSFWNALTNGLFWRYTRTTLAESTLGFVAGAAFALPIGYGIARSGLLARALEPYLAASQAMPAVAIAPVLVIWLGYGLKAVVVLCALIVFFPIVVNTALGIRTIDRDVIDAARVDGAHGLSLLRHFEAPLAMPSVLTGLRTSLTLSIIGAVVGEFILGDQGLGGLLTIARSNFDTPLVFATLFMLMLMASAMYGVARLIEGRVLRSLEG is encoded by the coding sequence ATGCTCGTTAGCTCCAAGACCGTTTCGACGTTCCTGTTGCCCCAGCCGATCGACGTGGCGCGCTCGTTCTGGAACGCGCTAACCAACGGGTTGTTCTGGCGATATACCCGAACCACCCTGGCGGAAAGCACGCTCGGCTTTGTCGCCGGCGCGGCGTTCGCCCTGCCGATTGGCTACGGGATCGCCCGGAGCGGTCTGCTGGCCCGCGCTCTGGAGCCATACCTCGCCGCCAGTCAGGCGATGCCGGCGGTGGCCATCGCGCCGGTGCTCGTGATCTGGCTCGGCTACGGGTTGAAGGCCGTCGTCGTGCTGTGCGCGCTCATCGTCTTCTTCCCGATCGTCGTCAACACCGCGCTTGGCATCCGCACGATCGACCGCGACGTGATCGATGCTGCCAGAGTGGATGGCGCGCACGGCCTGTCGCTGCTACGGCATTTCGAGGCGCCATTGGCGATGCCGTCCGTGCTGACCGGGCTGCGCACGAGCCTGACGCTCTCGATTATCGGCGCGGTTGTTGGCGAGTTTATTCTCGGAGACCAGGGGTTGGGAGGGTTGCTGACGATTGCTCGCAGCAATTTCGACACGCCGCTCGTCTTCGCCACACTGTTCATGTTGATGCTGATGGCGTCCGCGATGTACGGGGTCGCCCGGTTGATCGAGGGGCGCGTGCTGCGCTCTCTGGAAGGATAA